DNA sequence from the Amycolatopsis sp. Hca4 genome:
CGAGCTGTCCGCGATGGCGGCGGCCTACGGGCAGATGGCCGACGCGGTCGAGCGCGGCGACGGCGAAGCGTTCCGCGACGCCGATTCGCGGTTCCACGCGGCGCTGGTCCGGGCGTCGGGGAACACGCTGATCGCCCAGTTGCAGGTGCCCGTGGTCGCCGCGCTGAAGGCGCACCACGAGCCGATGGAGCTGGTGGCGCATTCCCGGGTCCTCACGCTGGTGCTCGCCAAGAACGCCGACGGCGCCGAGTCCGCGTCCCGCCGGCTGCTGGAAACCGTTGCGGCGTACCGGTGATCGGTACCTTGACACGGTTACCGGGACGCGCTTCACTCGCTGCGGATGACCGCCGCCATGAGTTTTGAGGAGGACGCTTCCATGCGTTTCCCGGGAATTCGCGGTTTCGGCGTGCTCGCGGCCACGGCGGTGGCGGGCGGTCTCCTGACGGCCCCGGTGGCGGCCGCCGCCGCGACCTGCGCCGTGGCGGACGAAATGGTGGCCGCGGGCAACTACTGGGTCGCCAACGGGACCAACCTCGACGCGCCGGACTGGCAGAACGCGACGTTCCACGTGGGCAACCTGGCACTGGTCCGGACCACCGGGCAGTCCAACCACAAGACGTACCCGTGGGCGCAGGCCAACTCCTACCTCCTGCCGGAGGACCCGAACCGGCCGTTCTTCCCGGACAACCAGGCCGCAGGCGAGGCGTACCTCGACCTCTACACCTACTTCCACCCGGAAATCCCGCTGGATTCGATCCGCACGCGGATCAAAGCCGAAGTGGTGTCGGTGCAGGCCGGCCACCGCGACTACTGGAACTACGCCGACGCGCTGAACATGGCGATGCCGTCGTTCGCGCGGATGAGCCTGATCGACCACGATCCGTCCTACTTGGACGCCATGGACCAGCTGTTCCGGTCGGCGGAGCACAAGCTGTTCAACGAGTTCACCGGCCTGTGGTACCGCGACGCGCGGTTCAAGGGTTCCGGGGTGTTCTGGTCCCGGGGCAACGGCTGGGCGCTGGCCGCGCTCACCAAGGTGCTCCAGGTGCTGCCGACCGACGACCCGCGGCGGCCGGAATACCTGCGCGTGTACCGGAAGATGGCGGCCACGCTGGCCCTCGCGCAGCGCCGTGACGGGTTCTGGAACTCCGACCTGCTGAACCCGCGCGACCACGGCGGCCCCGAGTCCAGCGGCACGGCGTTCTTCGCGTTCGGCCTCGGCTGGGGCGTCAACGCGGGCCTCCTCGACGCGGCCCGCTTCCGCCCGGTGGTGGACAAGGCGTGGACGGCGCTTTCGGCGAAGGCCCTGCAGGCCGACGGCAAGGTGGGTTACGTCCAGCCGGTGGGCGACCGCCCGGCGACGGCGAAGGCCACGGACACCGCGGCGTACGGCGTGGGCGCGTTCCTGCTGGCCGGCCAGGAAGTGGCGAAGCTGCAGGGCTGCTCGGCCGGGTAGCCCGTCACTTCAGGCAGTCGCCGGGGTCGCCGCGGGTCAGGGCCGGGTCCGACTGGGGGAACGTCCGCGCGACACCGGGTCCCGACGACCGGTGCTCGAAGCGGACCGTCACCCGGCCGTGGCCCGCGCCCTGGACCCAGCCCGTGCCGAACTCCTCGTGGACCACGTCGTCGCCCTGACGCCACTCCGAAGGCGCCGCGGGCGCCGGGGCCGAGACCACCGTCGACGTCGACGGCACCGAAGGCGCGGCCAGGGAGAACAGCGCGTCCTGGTGCGGGACCGACAGCCCGCTGTAGGCCACGCCGGCCAGGCGGATGCCGCCGAACTCCGCCGGGTCAATCAGCAGCCGCTCGGCCGTGGCCGACAGCTCGGCCAGGTCGTCCGTCGGCGCGGAGATCGTCTCGGACCGGGTCACCGTGTGCATGTCCGTGTGCCGCAGCTTGATCACCACGGTCCGCGCCACCCGGCCGGCCTTGAGCAGCCGCTGGTGGGCGCCCACCGCGATCCGGCGGACCTCCGCCCGCAACGTGGCCAGGTCCTTGATGTCGGTGTCGAACGTCGTCTCGGCGCTGACCTGCTTGGTCTCGGCGCGCCCGGCCACCGGGCGGTCGTCGGCGCCGGTCGCCAGGCGCCGCAGGTCGCGGCCGACGACGCCGCCGAGGGTGGCCACGGCGTCCGCTTCGGACAGTGCCGCCAGCTGCCCGAGCGTCTGGACGCCGATGAACCGCAGCTTCCCCTCGGCGACCGGGCCGATGCCCCACAGCGCGCGCACCGGCAGCGGCGCGAGGAACTCGCGTTCGGTGCCCTGCGGCACCACCAGCAGCCCGTCCGGCTTGGCCTCGTCGGAGGCGATCTTCGCGATCTGCTTGCCGTTGCCCGCGCCGATCGACGCCACCAGGCCGGTCTCGGACCGGATCCGCGCGCGCAGTGAGGCGCAGAACGCCGTGACGTCCTCGAAGGACGCGCCGACGAGCGAAGGCGGCTCGGCGAACGCCTCGTCGAGGGAGATCTTCTCCAGCACCGGCGCCACCTCGGTGACGACCGCGAAAACCTCCTGGCTGAGCCGCTCGTAGACGCGGAAGCGCGGCGGCACGATCACGCCGTTGGCCGGCAGCAGCCGCCGCGCCTGGGACATCGGCATCGCCGACCGGATGCCGAACGCCCGCGACTCGTAGCTCGCCCCGGCCACCACCCCGCGCGGACCGGTGCCGCCGACCAGCACCGGGCGCCCGGCCAGCGTCGGGCGGGTGAGCTGCTCGGCCGACGCGTAGAAGGCGTCCAGGTCGAGGTGGATGACCCAGCGGGCCACGTCAGTCCCCGCCGGTGGCGTCCAGCAGCTGGTGGAGCGCCTTGGTGTAGTCCTCGAACGCGGCCCGGCCGCGGGCGGTCAGCCGGACCAGGGTGACCGGCGTGCGGTGTTCGTAGGCCTTGGTGATCTCGACGTACTCGGCGTCCTCGAGCTTGCGCAGGTGCGTCGAGAGGTTGCCTGCGGTCATGTCCAGCAGCTGCTGCAGCCGCGGGAACGTGATCTGGTCGCCGGCGCGCAGCCCGGCGAGCGCGACGGTGACCCGCAGCCGCGCCTGGGCGTGGATGACCGGGTCGAGCTGCGGCAGGTCGCTCATCGGGCCGGCTTCTCGCGGACGAAGTAGACGATCGCGCCGAGCAGGAACCCGCCCCCGCCGCAGACGGTCAGCACGAGGAAGTTGTCCGGGTAGCCCACGAGCACGCTCAGCGCGGCCGACACGATCATCCACGCGCCGAGGCCGTACATGAGCTTGTCCTGCCACAGCATGCCGCCCGCCAGGTACAGCACGCCGGTCAGCAGCAGCCAGGTGCCCGACCACAGCAGCGACACCTGCTCCGGCGAGAGCGCCTGGAACTGCGTGATCCGCAGGTCGACGACCATCAGCCCGATCGCCGAAAGCGCCCAGCCGTAGCCGTACATCGCCCCGGCCGTGCGGGACGGGCCGCGGATCCCGCGACCGGACCGGATGCTCGTGTAGGTCGTGTAGGCCATGGCGCCCAGGAACAGCAGCGGGACGACGATGCCGCCGGCGACCCACCCGGGCACCGCGACCCAGCCCTGCGTGGTGACGTAGGTGAAGCCCCAGCCGGCGATCCAGGCGATGGCCCAGGCCGCGAGCATCCGCGCCGGGCCCCCGCCCAGTTCCCGGCGGGTCCGCCGGTTCTGCTGGGCGATCAGGTTCAGCGACTCCTCGGCCGACATCGGCTCGTCTTCCACCCGCTTCGCCCTCCTCCGTACCTGCACGGAAGCTAACACGCACTCATAGCCGTGCCGTGTCCAGCCGGAACCGGCGCATCACGACCAACGCCGGGACGACCAGCCAGCCCGCGAGCACCAGCACCGCGACCCACGTCCCGGACGCGTGCGTCAGCGGGTCGAGACCGACCCGGCGCAGCCAGTAGGTCGGCGTGAAGTGCGCCACCGCCGACATCCAGCCCGGCAGGATCTCCAGCGGGATCCACAGCCCGCCGAGCATGCCGAGCGGCATCATCAGCGCGCCGGTCACCGCGCCGACCGTGTCACCCTTGCCGAACAGGCCGATGGCCAGGCCGAGGACGGCGAACGGGAGCGTGGCCAGCCACAGGAAGACCAGCTGCCGCCCCCACTCGGCCGTGGTGAGCGGTTCGCCGCGCAGGAAGCCGACGAAGAAGATCGTCACCAGCACCGGCAGCGCGACGGCCATCGCCGAGGCGACCTTGACGGCCAAGTAGCCGGGCCCGCGCATCGGGGTGAGCCGCAGCTGCCGCTGCCAGCCGTCCGTGCGTTCCTGCGCCACCCGGGTTCCGGTGAACAACGCGCCCCCGCTCGCGCCGTAGGCGGCCATGCCGATCATCGTCTGCGTGCTCGAGTGGAGGCCGCTGTCGAGCACGTAGTCGCCGAAGATGGCGCCGAAGAGCAGGTACATCACGACCGGCATGCCGATGGTGAAGATGGTGAACTGCGGGCTCCGGACGATCCGCTTGATCTCCAGGCTCAGGTACGTCGTGTTCACGCGGCGGCCTCCTCGGCGGTCAGCGCCAGGAAGGCCTCTTCGAGCCCGAGCGCGGTGATTTCGATGTCGGACGCGGCCGGGTGGACCGCGAGCAGGGCGCGGATCGCGGCGTCGGAGTCGGCGCAGGCCAGCTCGGCGCGGCCGCCGCGCAGCTGCACGCCGGTGACGCCGGGCAGGTGCGCGAGGTCGGCGTCGGTCGCGCCGGGCACGACGGCCTTGAGCACCCGGCCGGACACCGCCGCCCGGACCTCGGCGACCGGCCCGTCGGCGACGACGACGCCGTGGCGCATCAGCACGACGCGGTCGGCGTAGTCCTCGGCCTCGGCGAGGTAGTGCGTCGCGAACAGCACCGTCCGGCCGCCTGCGGCGTACTCGCGGATGGCCGCCCAGAACGCGCGCCTGCCGTCTACGTCCATCGCCGCGGTGGGCTCGTCGAGCACGAGCAGCTGCGGGTCGCCGGCCAGGGCGAGCGCGAACCGGACGCGCTGGCGTTCGCCGCCGGACAGCTTGCCGCAGCGGCGCTTGACGAGGTGCTCCAGGCCGGCCCGGGCAATCACCTCCGCGGCGGGCAGCGGCTTCCGGTGCGTCGAGACGACCAGGCCGACGAGCTCGCCGACGGTGGCGTCCGGCAGCAGCGCGCCGTTCTGCATCATCGCGCCGACGAGCCCCCGGTCGACGGCCTCGCGCGGGCTGCCACCCGCGACGGTCACCTCCCCCGCGTCCGGCTTGGTCAGGCCGAGCAGCAGGTCGACGGTGGTCGACTTGCCCGCGCCGTTCGGCCCGAGCAGCGCGACGACCTCGCCGCGCGCGACCTCGACGGACACCCCGCCGACCGCCGTGACCGGCCCGAACCGCTTGGTGAGGCCGTGCAGTGCGAACGCCGGTCCCCCAGTCATGGCGTCCTCCTTCCCTGGACTTTGTAGCGCAAAGTTGCTGCGCACTTTGTAACACAAAGTCCACGAGGACTCAAAGCCCCCGGCGCCGGAAAGCGCGAAAAACGGGGTGCCGGGCACTGGGCCCGGCACCCCGTTTCCCGAGGTTTCCGCAGGTCAGCCGGCGAACCGCCCGGCGAGGAGGTCCGGCGTCGCGGCGACGGCGGCCTTGGCGGCCGTCGGGGCCGGCGGCGTCGGCAGCGGCAGCGGGGCGCACTCGACGTCGGCGGTGCGGCCCGGCTTGCGGGCCGGGAGCGCGCCGGTCGCCAGGTAGTCCGCGATCTTGGTGTCGACGCAGGCGTTGCCGCGCGGGGTGATCGCGTGGCTCGTGCCGCCCGGCTCCGCGATCAGCGAGGCACCCGGGAACCGGCTGCGGATTTCGAGGCTGCCCTCGAACGGCGTCGCCGCGTCGAGCGTCTCGTCGATCATGAGCACGCTTTGCACGCCCCGGCCGTCGACCTTGGCGGGCTTGCCCGCCTTGGCGGGCCAGAACACGCAGGGCGCGTTGAACCAGGCGTTCTGCCAGGTGAAGTACGGCGCCTTGGCGAAGGTCTGCCAGTTGTCGCGCCGCCACTGGTTCCAGCTCTGCGGCCACTGGACGTCGGTGCACTGCACGGCGAGGTACACCGCGTAGCTGTTGTCGTCGCCGAGGCCGCCGAAGGCCTCGAACAGCGACTTCCAGTTCTGCCAGTCACCCTTGTTGACGAACCGGGAGAGCGCGTCGCCCAGCAGCGTCCACCGCAGCTGGTAGTAGCTCGCCTGCTGGATGACGTCGAGGATCTCGTCCGGCCCGATCACGCCGCCCGCCGGGTTGAACGAGGCCTTGAGCAGCTGCTCGTTGACCACCTTCTGCACCGCGGCCTGGGTCTTGCCGAGGTGGTAGACGTCGTCGTGCTGCGCGAGCCAGCCGAACCAGATCAGGATGTTCCGGTCGAAGGCCACGTCCTGGTCGAGGTTGTCGCCGTACCAGACACCGCGCGGGTCGACCGTCGAGTCGAGGACCATCCGGCGGACGTTCTTCGGGAAGAGCGAGCCGTACACCTGACCGAGGTAGGTGCCGTAGGAGTAGCCGTAGAAGTTCAGCTGCTTCTGGCCGAGCGCCTGGCGGATGGAGTCCATGTCCTTGACCGTGTCGGTCGTCTTCATGTTCTCCAGCAGCCCGCGCGGGTTGTTCGCGGCGCAGGCTTCGGCGTACCCCTTGGCCCGGTCGAGCCAGGTCTTCTCCAGCTGCGGGGTGAACGGCACGTACTGCGGCCGGTTGTAGTTCATGTAGTCCGGCTCGCAGCTCAGCGCGGGCTTGCTGGCGCCGACGCCGCGCGGGTCGAAGCCGATCCAGTCGTAGGCGTCACCGGCGTGGTCGGGCACCCGGGACCCGCGGGTGGCCAGCAGCAGGCCGGACCCGCCGGGGCCGCCGGGGTTGGTCAGCATGACGCCCTGGTACTGCGCGTCGGGGACCTTGTGCTTGACGCGGTCGACGGCGAGCTGGATCTGCTCGCCGTCCGGCTTGCGGTAGTCGAGCGGCACGCTGAGGTAGCCGCATTCGGCACCGGCGGCGGCCAGCGTGGGATCGGTGCACGGTCCCCAGGCGATCGACGCCTGCCCCGCGGGTGCGGCGTCCGCGGCCGGCGCGGCCACGAGCGCGGACGCCACCGCGACGGCGGCCACCGCGGCGACAGTGCTCCTCGAAAGAGCGGCACGTCTCACTGGTTTCTCCCTTTTCACAGCGTCTTCGGGCGGGGAAACCCTATGCCCGGCAAGGGGTACAGCGGGACGGCTGCGCAGCAACGCCCTACGAAAGGCGGAAATCGGGTGGCGCGGACTTTCCGGGATCCCGTACGGTCGGTTCCATGATCTACTTCATCCGGCTCCGCCTCGTCTGAGACGGCGTGACCGCCGGGCTCCCCGCCTACCGGGTGAGCCCCTTCACCTGCGCGCCGTCTGGTCTTTCCCCCTTGAAGGAGCACCATGCTGCGCAAACACATCGTCATGGTCGGCTGCACCGCGCCGAGCCACGTCTACCCGTCGCTGGGCGTGATCGCCGAGCTGGTCCGCCGCGGGCACCGGGTGTCCTACGTCGTCGGCTCGCCGCTGGCTTCGCTGGTCGCCCCGACCGGCGCCGACGTCGTCGAGCACCCGACGATCTTCCCGCTCGGCGAGGCGGCCGTGTGGCCGGAGGAGCCGGCCGAAGCGATGCGCGTCTTCCTCGACGAAGCCATCGCCATCCACCCCGCCCTGATCGAACGGTTCGACACCGACCGGCCGGACCTCGTGCTGTACGACATCGGCGGACTGGGGGCGCCGCTGCTGGGGTTGCGGTACGGCGTGCCCGCGGTGCAGCTGTCGCCGACGCTCGTGGCGTGGGAGGGCTACGACGAGGACATGGCCGAGGTGATGGCGCCGATCAAGGCGTCACCGTCCGGTGTGGACTATGCGGCCACGTTCTCGGAATGGCTCTCGTCCCACGGCGTTTCGGCGGATCCCTGGGAGTGGCTCGGGCATCCGGCCCAGGTGCTTTCGCTGATTCCGCGGGCGATGCAGCCGCAGGCGGACCGGGTGGGAGCGCACGTGCGGTTCGTCGGGCCGTGCCTGGACCCGGCGCGGCTGGCCGACCGTTCGTGGACCCCGCCGTCGTCGGGACGCCCGGTGCTGCTGGTGTCGTTCGGGACGGCGTACAACGACCAGCTCCCGGTGTACCGGGACTGCATCGCCGCGTTCGCCGCGGATTGGCACGTGGTGATGTCGATCGGGAAGCACGTCTCGCCCGCTTCCCTCGGTCCGCTGCCGCCGTCGGTGGAGGTGCACGAGAGCGTCCCGCAGCTGGCGGTGCTGGAAGCGGCGTCGGCGTTCATCACCCACGCGGGGATGGGCGGGGCGACCGAAGCGCTGTGGTTCGGCGTCCCGACGGTGGCGATCCCCCAGGCCGCGGACCAGTTCGGGAACGCGGCCCAGCTGGAGGCACTGGGCGTGGGGCGTCACCTGCCCGCGGAATCGGTGACGGCTTCCTCGCTGCGAGAGGCGGTGGACGAGGTGTCGTCGTCGGCTTCGGTGGCTGCGCGGCTGGCCGAGCTGAAGGCGGAGATCCGGAGTCACGGCGGGGTTTCCTTCGCCGCGGATGCCGTGGAGTCCTATCTGTAGCGACGGCCGGCCAGGTCTTCGCGCGCCGGGAAAGCTTCTTCTTCTCGGGAGCCTCGGTGTCCGAAGGAATTTCCGGGACGGCCGCCACCGGTTCGGTGGCGGCTGTTCCGGGCTTCGCCGCAACCGGCTCGGGGCGACGGCGACCGCATCGGGGACCGCATTCGAGGTGACGACGCTGGTCGACCAGCCTTTCCGCGTGGTGGGCGACGCGATCGGCGAGTTCTCCCGGCGGCTAGCCATGCCGCCGGACGAAGGCGTCGATCAGCTGCTGGCGCTCGGCCGTCGTCGCGCGCTCGAGCTCGACCGTGTCGCCGTCGATCGTCACCTTGATCCTGTGCTTGCCCGCCTGGCGGCCCAGCCACTCGCGCAGTGTCTCGACCAGCCCCGGGAACACGCCGCCGGCCGCGCTGAACGCCACCACCAGCGAACCGATCGTCACCGGGTCCGCGGCCTTCGCGCCCGGCGGGAGCTCGCCCGGCACCGGCTGCACGTCCACGTCCAGCTCGCCCAGCTCGGCGCGCAGGCGGCGGGTGAGCAGGTCGAACTCCTCGGCGTCCGCCTCGCCGTCCGCCTCCAGCCGGACCAGGGCCCGCGTGTCCGCTTCGGTCATGCGCGCCATGGTGCGCCCGAACGGCCGAAGCGGCAAGGTCCGTTCGGGCAGCGTCAGGCGCGGATTTCGTTGAGGTAGTTGTAGATCGTGTACCGGGTGACGTCGAGGCGCCCGGCCAGGTGGTCCACCGCGTCCTTGATGAGGAAATAACCGGCTTCGTCGAGCTCCCGCACCACGGCCGCCTTGTGCCGCTTCTTCATCAGGTCCACCGGGATGCCCGCCTTCGTCACCGCCCGGTCGACGAGGAACCGCTGCAGGCTGTCGACGTCCGGTGGGAAAGTCTCCGGCTCCCCGGTTCCGCCGGGGGTCGCGGCCGGGTCGACGCTGTTGACGCACAGGCAGCCGACCGCGACCCCGTCGGCGTCCCGCAGGAACAGCGTCGAGGAGCGGATCGCCCGGCCGTCCGGGCCGTGCGTGCGGTAGTTCGTCAGGTCCTGGGTGGTGCCGCGGCGGACCAGGCCGAGCAGCAGGTCGGTCATCGGGCCGCCGACGCTGCGGCCGGTGAGGTCGCCGGCGATGGCGATGATCGAGTCCGGCAGCCGGCTCAGGTCGTGCAGCAGGACCTCGTTGCCGGGGCCGAGCATCGCCGCCAGCCCCGGGATGGCCGGGACCAGCGCGGTGAGCACGTCGTGCGTGGTCGCGCCCGCGGCGGGGACCACCAGCGGCTCCCGGGGTGCCGTCAAGGTCTCCAACGCCTCCCGGAGCACGTCCGCCGCGGCCGCGGGCGTCGAAGCGTGCGGGGAGAGCCGGACGTGCTCGGGCCGCACGGTCGCGGCGATCCCGGCGTTCGCCAGCGCCGCCCCGACCTGCTCCGCCGGGTGGCCGGGCAGCGTGAACGCCAGGATGCCCGCGCGGCGGTCGACCGCCGAGACGACTTCGGCACCGCAGGAGGCCAGTACCTCCTCGAACGCGGCCAGCCGCTCGGCGATCCGCGCCGCGATGGCGCCGACGCCGGCGTCCTCCACCAGCTCGAGGGCCTCGGCGAAGGCGCCGGAGGTGATCGGGCTGAGGTTGGAGATCGACCAGGCCTGGGCGGTGCCGTCCGGCGGGTGGATCTCGTCGTCGAACAGGCCGGGGTCGCGGGCGCCGGTCCAGCCGGACAGCACCGGGTCCATCCGCTCCAGCGCGCGGTCCGAGAGCACCGCGAAGCCGGTGCCCCAGCCCGCGCGCAGCCACTTCTGGCCGCCGACGACCAGGACGTCGGCGACCTCCCACGGCTCGTCGACCACGCCGAAGCCCTGGATGCCGTCGACGACCAGCAGCCGGTCGCCGACGACGTCCCGCAGCGCGGCGAGGTCGGCGCGGTAGCCGGTGCGGAAGTCGACCGCGCTGACGCTGACCGTCGTGATCTCCGGCGTCAACGCGGCAGCAACGCGCTCCGGCGTCACATAACCGCTGCCCAGCCGCCGGACGCGCAGGCGGCCGGCCTGCTCGGCGCGGGCCCACGGGTAGGTGTTGGCCGGGAACTCCGACGCCGCCACCAGCACCTCGCCGGTGCTGTGGAAGGCGGCCTGGAACAGCCCGAGGCTCGTGTTGGGCAGCAGCACGGTGTGGTCGGTGTCCGAGCCGGACAGCCGCGCGGCGGCCGCCTTGGCCCGGATCTCCTGCCGCATCAGCTCGTCCACTGTGGACGGCCCGGCCGTGGTGGCCTGGTCGAGCAGGGCGGCCGTCGTGTCGAGCACCGCGTGCGACGGCGGGCCGAACCGGGCGAAGTCGAGGTAGCCGGCGGGCTCGTCGAACTGGAGCAGGTACCGGGGCGATATCCGCGTCACGCGAGGATCCTCGCCAGGAACTGCCGGGTGCGGTCGTGCTTCGGCGCGCTCAGCACCTCCGACGGCGGCCCGGTCTCGACGACGGCGCCGTCGGCCAGGAACACCACCTCGTCGGCGGCCTCCGCGGCGAAGCTCATCTCGTGCGTCACGACGACCATCGTCATCCCCTCCCCCGCCAACGTACTCATGACCTCCAGGACCTCCCCCACCAGCTCCGGGTCGAGCGCGGACGTCGGCTCGTCGAACAGCATCAGCTTCGGCTTCATCGCCAGCGACCGGGCGATC
Encoded proteins:
- a CDS encoding DNA polymerase IV, with product MARWVIHLDLDAFYASAEQLTRPTLAGRPVLVGGTGPRGVVAGASYESRAFGIRSAMPMSQARRLLPANGVIVPPRFRVYERLSQEVFAVVTEVAPVLEKISLDEAFAEPPSLVGASFEDVTAFCASLRARIRSETGLVASIGAGNGKQIAKIASDEAKPDGLLVVPQGTEREFLAPLPVRALWGIGPVAEGKLRFIGVQTLGQLAALSEADAVATLGGVVGRDLRRLATGADDRPVAGRAETKQVSAETTFDTDIKDLATLRAEVRRIAVGAHQRLLKAGRVARTVVIKLRHTDMHTVTRSETISAPTDDLAELSATAERLLIDPAEFGGIRLAGVAYSGLSVPHQDALFSLAAPSVPSTSTVVSAPAPAAPSEWRQGDDVVHEEFGTGWVQGAGHGRVTVRFEHRSSGPGVARTFPQSDPALTRGDPGDCLK
- a CDS encoding ABC transporter permease: MNTTYLSLEIKRIVRSPQFTIFTIGMPVVMYLLFGAIFGDYVLDSGLHSSTQTMIGMAAYGASGGALFTGTRVAQERTDGWQRQLRLTPMRGPGYLAVKVASAMAVALPVLVTIFFVGFLRGEPLTTAEWGRQLVFLWLATLPFAVLGLAIGLFGKGDTVGAVTGALMMPLGMLGGLWIPLEILPGWMSAVAHFTPTYWLRRVGLDPLTHASGTWVAVLVLAGWLVVPALVVMRRFRLDTARL
- a CDS encoding aminotransferase class V-fold PLP-dependent enzyme — protein: MTRISPRYLLQFDEPAGYLDFARFGPPSHAVLDTTAALLDQATTAGPSTVDELMRQEIRAKAAAARLSGSDTDHTVLLPNTSLGLFQAAFHSTGEVLVAASEFPANTYPWARAEQAGRLRVRRLGSGYVTPERVAAALTPEITTVSVSAVDFRTGYRADLAALRDVVGDRLLVVDGIQGFGVVDEPWEVADVLVVGGQKWLRAGWGTGFAVLSDRALERMDPVLSGWTGARDPGLFDDEIHPPDGTAQAWSISNLSPITSGAFAEALELVEDAGVGAIAARIAERLAAFEEVLASCGAEVVSAVDRRAGILAFTLPGHPAEQVGAALANAGIAATVRPEHVRLSPHASTPAAAADVLREALETLTAPREPLVVPAAGATTHDVLTALVPAIPGLAAMLGPGNEVLLHDLSRLPDSIIAIAGDLTGRSVGGPMTDLLLGLVRRGTTQDLTNYRTHGPDGRAIRSSTLFLRDADGVAVGCLCVNSVDPAATPGGTGEPETFPPDVDSLQRFLVDRAVTKAGIPVDLMKKRHKAAVVRELDEAGYFLIKDAVDHLAGRLDVTRYTIYNYLNEIRA
- a CDS encoding macrolide family glycosyltransferase, giving the protein MLRKHIVMVGCTAPSHVYPSLGVIAELVRRGHRVSYVVGSPLASLVAPTGADVVEHPTIFPLGEAAVWPEEPAEAMRVFLDEAIAIHPALIERFDTDRPDLVLYDIGGLGAPLLGLRYGVPAVQLSPTLVAWEGYDEDMAEVMAPIKASPSGVDYAATFSEWLSSHGVSADPWEWLGHPAQVLSLIPRAMQPQADRVGAHVRFVGPCLDPARLADRSWTPPSSGRPVLLVSFGTAYNDQLPVYRDCIAAFAADWHVVMSIGKHVSPASLGPLPPSVEVHESVPQLAVLEAASAFITHAGMGGATEALWFGVPTVAIPQAADQFGNAAQLEALGVGRHLPAESVTASSLREAVDEVSSSASVAARLAELKAEIRSHGGVSFAADAVESYL
- a CDS encoding ABC transporter ATP-binding protein encodes the protein MTGGPAFALHGLTKRFGPVTAVGGVSVEVARGEVVALLGPNGAGKSTTVDLLLGLTKPDAGEVTVAGGSPREAVDRGLVGAMMQNGALLPDATVGELVGLVVSTHRKPLPAAEVIARAGLEHLVKRRCGKLSGGERQRVRFALALAGDPQLLVLDEPTAAMDVDGRRAFWAAIREYAAGGRTVLFATHYLAEAEDYADRVVLMRHGVVVADGPVAEVRAAVSGRVLKAVVPGATDADLAHLPGVTGVQLRGGRAELACADSDAAIRALLAVHPAASDIEITALGLEEAFLALTAEEAAA
- a CDS encoding glycoside hydrolase family 88 protein, whose protein sequence is MRFPGIRGFGVLAATAVAGGLLTAPVAAAAATCAVADEMVAAGNYWVANGTNLDAPDWQNATFHVGNLALVRTTGQSNHKTYPWAQANSYLLPEDPNRPFFPDNQAAGEAYLDLYTYFHPEIPLDSIRTRIKAEVVSVQAGHRDYWNYADALNMAMPSFARMSLIDHDPSYLDAMDQLFRSAEHKLFNEFTGLWYRDARFKGSGVFWSRGNGWALAALTKVLQVLPTDDPRRPEYLRVYRKMAATLALAQRRDGFWNSDLLNPRDHGGPESSGTAFFAFGLGWGVNAGLLDAARFRPVVDKAWTALSAKALQADGKVGYVQPVGDRPATAKATDTAAYGVGAFLLAGQEVAKLQGCSAG
- a CDS encoding transcriptional regulator, which codes for MSDLPQLDPVIHAQARLRVTVALAGLRAGDQITFPRLQQLLDMTAGNLSTHLRKLEDAEYVEITKAYEHRTPVTLVRLTARGRAAFEDYTKALHQLLDATGGD
- a CDS encoding alpha/beta hydrolase, translated to MAAVAVASALVAAPAADAAPAGQASIAWGPCTDPTLAAAGAECGYLSVPLDYRKPDGEQIQLAVDRVKHKVPDAQYQGVMLTNPGGPGGSGLLLATRGSRVPDHAGDAYDWIGFDPRGVGASKPALSCEPDYMNYNRPQYVPFTPQLEKTWLDRAKGYAEACAANNPRGLLENMKTTDTVKDMDSIRQALGQKQLNFYGYSYGTYLGQVYGSLFPKNVRRMVLDSTVDPRGVWYGDNLDQDVAFDRNILIWFGWLAQHDDVYHLGKTQAAVQKVVNEQLLKASFNPAGGVIGPDEILDVIQQASYYQLRWTLLGDALSRFVNKGDWQNWKSLFEAFGGLGDDNSYAVYLAVQCTDVQWPQSWNQWRRDNWQTFAKAPYFTWQNAWFNAPCVFWPAKAGKPAKVDGRGVQSVLMIDETLDAATPFEGSLEIRSRFPGASLIAEPGGTSHAITPRGNACVDTKIADYLATGALPARKPGRTADVECAPLPLPTPPAPTAAKAAVAATPDLLAGRFAG